CGGTCAATAATAATTTCCAGATGAAGTTCGCCCATTCCCGCAATGAGCATCTGCCCCGTCTCCCGGTCCGTGTAAGTACGGAAAGTGGGATCTTCCTCAGCAAGGCGATGCAGGGCAGTTCCCATTTTATCCTGATCGGCCTTGGTTTTAGGTTCAATTGCCACCGAAATAACCGGAGCAGGAAAATGCATTGGTTCCAGAACCAGGGGTTGACCTTCGGTAGACAGTGTATCGCCGGTGATGGTTTCTTTCAAACCAACTGCAGCGGCAATATCACCTGCATGAACCTCTTTCAGATCCTCGCGGTGGTTGGCATGCATTCTTACCAGGCGCCCAATCCGCTCTCTTTTCCCCTTGGTTGCATTGTAGACCGTGGCCCCTGATGCCAGGGTTCCGGCATATACCCGTAAAAATACCAGTTTTCCTGCATAGGGGTCTGTCTGTACTTTAAAAGCCAGGGCGGCTAATGGTTCTTCGTCTTCCGGGTGCCGCACTACGCTTTCCCCAGTCTCCGGAACAATCCCTTCAACCGGAGCGATATCGGCCGGGGAAGGCAAATAATCAACAACCGCGTCGAGCAGCGGTTGCACTCCCTTATTTCGGAGCGAGGACCCGCAGAGCACGGGAACCAGCTTGCAGGCCAGGGTGCCCTTCCTGATGACGGCTTTGATCTCTTCTTCTGTAATCGGCTCACCTTCGAGGTACTTGATCATGAAATCTTCATCAAGTTCTGCCAGCGCTTCCAGCAGTTGCTCCCGGTAAAGCCGCACCTTGCCGCCCATTTCCTGCGGGATTTCGGTTTCCTCGCTGACTGTTCCCAATTCATCGAGGTAAAAAATTGCCTTGTTTTTAACCAGGTCTACGATCCCCCTGAAGGAATCTTCGCTTCCAACCGGGATCTGGATCGGTACCGCGTTCGCCGCCAGCCGTTCCCGGATCATCCTGGTAGCCCTAAAGAAGTTGGCGCCCACCCGGTCCATTTTGTTCAAATAAGCAACCCGGGGGATCCGGTACTTGTCGGCCTGGCGCCAGACCGTCTCGGACTGAGGCTCAACCCCGGCGACCGCGCAGAAGACCGCAATTACACCGTCAAGCACCCGTAAACAGCGTTCTACCTCCGCCGTAAAGTCCACGTGCCCTGGCGTATCAATGAGGTTAATAGTAAAACCCTGCCAGGGGCAGGTAGTAGCAGCCGAGGTGATCGTAATCCCCCGCTCCTGTTCCTGAACCATCCAGTCCATGGTTGCCGCACCGTCATCCACTTCTCCCATCCTGTAGACGCGGCCCGTGTAAAACAGGATCCGCTCCGTCGTGGTCGTCTTTCCTGCATCAATATGGGCCATGATCCCAATATTGCGAATTTTTTCTAAGGGAACTTCACGCGCCATGCTTTATCCCTCCCTTCCGTAAAGTGTATTTTTTTATTACCACCGGTAATGGGCGAAGGCTTTATTGGCCTCTGCCATCTTATGGGTGTCATCTTTTTTCTTGACAGCACCGCCCGTATTGTTCGCAGCGTCTAGGATCTCTGCCGCCAGCTTTTCCTGCATACTTTTACCGGCACGGTCCCGGGCGTAATTTACCAGCCAGCGAATTCCCAAGGTAAGACGGCGTTCCGAGCGCACTTCGACAGGCACCTGGTAGTTAGCGCCTCCCACGCGCCGCGCCTTCACTTCCAGAACCGGCATGACGTTTTTCAATGCCTGCTCGAAAACCTCCATCGGGTTCCGCTTCGTTTTTGCCTTAATCAGATCGAAGGCACCGTAACAAATCTTTTCGGCGATGCTTTTTTTGCCATCCCACATGATCTTATTTACAAGTTTTGTAAAAACCTTACTGCCGTAAACAGGGTCCGGCAAAACGTCCCGCCTTGCTACATAACCACGGCGTGGCAACTGCATCCCTCCCTTCCGCTTCTCTCAGGCAAATAATACTGTTATTCATCACTATCCCTTTGCCGCCTTCGGCCGCTTGGTCCCATACTTGGACCTGCCCCGGTTTCTCCCCTGAACACCTGCCGTATCCAGGGACCCCCTGATGATATGGTAACGCACACCCGGCAGGTCCTTGACCCGGCCGCCCCGGACAAGGACAACAGAGTGCTCCTGCAGGTTATGCCCGATCCCGGGGATGTAAGCAGTAACCTCGATCCCGTTCGTAAGACGGACCCTCGCCACTTTCCGCAACGCCGAGTTCGGTTTTTTCGGTGTTGTTGTATATACCCTCGTACATACCCCCCGCTTTTGAGGGGAATTTTTTAAGGCAGGGGCAGTCGACTTCTTTTCTACCTGTTTTCTCCCTTTCCGAATTAATTGATTGAGCGTCGGCACATCGACACCTCCTTTGCTCCGTGCCTATCTTTTGTTATTCAATCACTGCCGCAGAGGCTGCTCCCACTTTAATCCCACATGCTTTGCCCAGTTCCTCCATCGAATCAAACATCACTACTTCGACGTTTTTCTCTGCGCACAACTGGAGTAAAGGAGAAGCGACGCGCGCCTCCGCATCTTTCGCAACATAAACCACCCGCGCCTGGCCTTTCTCCACGGCCTTTTGGGTTTGCTTTGTCCCTACTGTTTTCTTCCGCGCGCTTTTCAATCTCTCCATCCTGCTCTCACTCCCCTTTTCCAGTGTTATGGGGTTTTCTGAGGCCCGCCACACACGCGGCTTCATAATTCGCACAATGTAGATTTTAACACCCGCGCCCGATACCTGTCAATTCTCAGGGATGAGATATTTCCAGGCCGACCGCTGCTTCCCCTGCCGGCTCCGCAGAATCCTCAGCGGAAGCAACCTGGTCCGCAACCTCTTCCGTCTTCTCCTGGGCCCTTTTCGATTCTTGTTCGTCCAGCACTTTGACGTTGCGATAGCGAGACATCCCTGTTCCGGCCGGAATGAGTTTGCCGATGATTACGTTTTCCTTCAATCCCAAGAGAGGATCGACCTTCCCCTTAATCGCCGCTTCTGTTAAAACCCTTGTCGTTTCCTGGAAGGAAGCGGCAGAGAGGAAAGATTCGGTTGCTAAAGATGCTTTTGTGATTCCTAGAATCACAGGTTTCGCGCTTGCAGGCTCGCCTCCTTCAGCCAGTACACGGGCGTTTTCCGCCTCGAAATCAAAAACTTCAATTAAACCGCCTGGCAACAATTCCGTATCACCCGGCTCCTCAGCTTTAACCTTACGCAACATCTGCCTGATCATAACTTCAATATGTTTATCATTAATGTCTACGCCCTGCATCCGGTAAACACGCTGAACCTCGCGGAGCAGGTATGCCTGAACAGCCGTAATTCCCTTAACCTGGAGTAAATCATGAGGGTTAACGGAGCCCTCCGTCAGTTCTTCGCCCGCTTCCACAAACTGGCCGTCTTCTACCTTAACTCTCGAGCCGAAGGGTATCTGGTAAGTATACTTCTCCGTTTCGCCTGCGATTTCAACCTCTTTTTTCCCCTTGTTGTTTTCCGTAATACGAACAATTCCGTCACATTCGGCGATAATCGCCTGCCCCTTTGGTTTCCGCGCCTCAAAAAGCTCTTCCACCCGGGGCAAGCCCTGGGTAATATCTTCACCTGCAACCCCACCGGTATGAAAAGTCCGCATCGTCAACTGCGTCCCCGGCTCCCCAATTGATTGGGCCGCCATGATTCCAACAGCTTCACCGATCTCTACCGGATAACCTGTCGCAAGGTTGCGACCGTAACACTTCCGGCAAACCCCGTAGCAGGTCCTGCAGGTTAACACCGACCTGATTAAAACCTTTTTGATCCCGGCAGCGAGAAGCGCGGCAGCATGCTCCTCAGTAATTTCCGTATCTGCAGGAACAATCACGGCTCCGGTTTCAGGGTGAACAACATCCTTCAGGGTGAAACGACCGATAATCCTTTCCTCTAAAGTTTCGATGACATCGCCGCCGTCTGTTACTTCATCCACGTAAATTCCTTCTTGAGTGCCGCAGTCCTCTTCACGCACGATTACGTCCTGGGCGACGTCTACCAGGCGCCTGGTGAGGTAACCTGAGTCTGCCGTGCGGAGCGCGGTATCCGCCAGTCCTTTCCGGGCGCCGTGGGTAGAAATAAAGTATTCCAGCACCGTGAGACCCTCGCGGAAGTTTGCCTTAATGGGAAGGTCAATGATCCGACCTGAGGGGTCCGCCATCAAGCCGCGCATTCCGGCCAACTGGCGGATCTGCTGGATATTCCCGCGCGCTCCCGAAATCGCCATCATATAGACGGGATTAAGCGGGCTCAGGGTTTTGAGCAAAGAATCTGTAACGCGATCGGTGGCCTTTTGCCAAATTCCGGTGATCGTTTCTTTACGTTCTTCTTCAGTAATCAACCCCCGGCGGTACTGCCGCTCTACCTGATCAACCTCGGCCTCCGCTGCAGCAAGGATCTCCCCCTTGTCGGGAGGTATGGTCACGTCCGTAATTCCTACAGTAATTCCCGCCTTTGTGGCGTAGGTAAAGCCCAGTTTCTTGATTCCGTCGAGGAGGGCAGCCGTCCGTGCGTAGCCAAGCTGGCGATAGCACTTTCCAATGATCTGGGCCAGCATTTTTTTCCCGACAACCTCGTTAATAAAGCCTAACTCCGGAGGGATAACCCCGTTAAAGATCAGGCGGCCGACTGTTGTTTGAATCAGCGTCCCATCCCGGCGAACATTAATCTTCGCATGAAGGTCGAGTTCTCTGCTTTCATAAGCGAAGTAAGCCTCATTAAAATCACGGAAAAACTTCCCTTCGCCTTTAACGCCTTCCCTTTCCAGGGTGAGGTAATAGCATCCCAAAACCATGTCCTGGGTTGGAGCGGTAACAGGACGCCCGTCCTTCGGGTTCAAGATATTATAACTGGAAAGCATGAGAATCCTTGCTTCCGCCTGGGCCTCCGCAGATAAAGGGACGTGAACCGCCATTTGGTCGCCGTCGAAGTCCGCGTTGTAGCCGGCGCAGACCAAGGGGTGTATCTGGATCGCCTTGCCCTCGACCAGAACCGGCTCAAAGGCCTGGATTCCGAGCCTGTGTAAGGTAGGAGCGCGGTTTAAGAGCACAGGGTGTTCTTTAATTACATCTTCAAGCACATCCCAGACTTCGTTGCGAACCCGCTCTACCATCCTTTTTGCGCTTTTAATGTTATGGGCATAACCCTGGTTGACCAGGCGCTTCATGACAAAAGGCTTAAAAAGTTCCAGCGCCATTTCCTTCGGCAAACCGCACTGGTGGAGTCTCAATTCAGGGCCGACAACGATCACAGAGCGCCCTGAATAATCCACCCGTTTCCCCAGCAGGTTCTGGCGAAACCGCCCCTGTTTCCCTTTCAGCATATCACTCAGGGACTTTAAGGGCCTGTTGCCGGGCCCCGTAACCGGACGACCGCGCCGGCCGTTGTCAATGAGGGCGTCAACCGCTTCCTGCAGCATCCGCTTCTCGTTCCTGACGATGATATCCGGCGCCCCGAGATCGAGTAAACGCTTCAGCCGGTTGTTACGGTTAATCACCCGGCGGTAGAGATCGTTTAAGTCCGAAGTGGCGAACCTGCCCCCGTCCAACTGGACCATCGGCCTCAATTCAGGAGGGATTACGGGAATTACTTCCAGGATCATCCACTCGGGCCTGTTCCCGGATTTCCTGAAGGCCTCGACAACCTCCAGGCGCCGGATCGCCCGCACCCTGCGCTGACCCGTCGCCTCTTTAAGCTCGGCCCGCAACTGCTGGCTTAACTCCTCCAGGTCAATTTCTTCCAGCAGTTCTTTGATCGCTTCAGCGCCCATCCCTGCCTTAAAACGGTTCCCGTACTTCTCCCTGTTTTCCCGGTACTCCGATTCTGTTAACAACTGCTTTTTGGCAAGAGGGGTCTCCCCGGGGTCGGTAACGATATAAGCAACAAAATAAAGAACTTTTTCCAGGGAGCGGGGAGAAATGTCAAGCAACAGTCCCATGCGGCTCGGGATCCCTTTAAAATACCAGATGTGGGAAACAGGTGCCGCCAGCTCAATATGTCCTAAACGCTCCCGCCGCACCTTGGAGCGGGTCACTTCAACCCCGCAGCGGTCACAGATAATCCCTTTATAGCGCACTCTTTTATATTTTCCACAGTGACATTCCCAGTCTCTTGTAGGGCCGAAAATTCTTTCGCAAAAAAGACCGTCGCGCTCGGGCTTGAGGGTCCGGTAATTAATCGTTTCCGGTTTTTTGACTTCCCCGCTGGACCATGCCCGGATCTGCTCCGGAGAGGCCAAGCCAATTCTCATCTGTTCAAAATTGCTAACATCGAGCATGAGCCTCACTCCCCTTTTCCCAGGCTTTATGTGCTTAAACTATTACTCATCGTCCCCGGTCATCAGGTCATCTAAATGGGAACCCCTTCGCTGGCTTACTTTCGCTTTGGGGCGGGAACGGGACTCGGAAAGATCTTCTTTGTCTCTGAAATCCAGGAGATAGTCGTCTTCCTCATCAGCTTCGGCAAGATATTTTTGCCCGTAACTTCCCCGCGCACTCCCCATCTCGCGATTTCCGGTCAACACACCAAATTCTTCTACAGCCTCTCCTTCTTCTCCGTATAAAATTAATTTCTCTGTCTCGATTTCCGGTTCTTCAGTTTCTTCTTCATCTGGTTCCTCTTCCTGGGCGGCTAAACTTTTAGCTTTACCGGCTTTTGCGGAAGCAGGTGCCCTCGTTTCCCCGAGATCTAAATCGAGTTCCTTGGCGGTTTCACTGATGTCCTCTTCCTCTTCCCGGATTTCAATCTCTTCATCCGTCTCCGAAAGGACACGGACGTCCAGACAGAGGCTCTGGAGTTCCTTAATCAAGACTTTAAAAGATTCCGGGACTCCCGGTTCCGGTACATTCTCGCCCTTAACAATTGCCTCGTATGTCTTGACCCGACCTACAACGTCATCAGATTTTACAGTCAAAATTTCCTGGAGCGTGTAAGATGCCCCGTATGCTTCAAGTGCCCAGACTTCCATTTCCCCGAAACGCTGGCCTCCAAACTGGGCCTTGCCGCCCAGCGGCTGCTGGGTAACGAGCGAGTAAGGCCCCGTCGAGCGGGCATGGATCTTATCATCGACAAGATGGGCGAGCTTTAGCATATAAATGTAACCAACGGTAACTTCGTGAGCGTAAGGTTCGCCTGTCCGTCCGTCGTATAACACCGTTTTGCCGTTAGCAGGCAACTCGGCACGCTTCAAGGTTTCAATGATATCGCTTTCCCGCGCCCCATCGTAGACCGGAGACGCAACATAAACCCCCAGCTCGCGAGCTGCCCACCCCAGGTGACATTCCAAGACCTGTCCAATGTTCATCCGGGAAGGAACACCTAAAGGATTCAAGACAATTTCGACAGGGGTGCCATCTGGAAGAAAGGGCATATCCTCTTCTGGTAAAATTCTGGAAATCACTCCCTTGTTACCGTGGCGCCCTGCCATTTTATCCCCTACAGAAATCTTTCTTTTTTGGGCAACATAAACCCGTACCAGCTGGTTCACCCCGGGCGGGAGTTCGTCACCCTTTTCCCGGGAAAATACTTTCACATCAACCACCCGGCCTGATTCTCCGTGAGGCACCCTGAGAGAAGTATCCCTGACCTCGCGCGCCTTTTCGCCAAAAATTGCCCTGAGGAGGCGCTCCTCGGCAGTCAACTCGGTTTCGCCCTTTGGCGTAACCTTCCCAACAAGGAT
This genomic stretch from Bacillota bacterium harbors:
- the fusA gene encoding elongation factor G — its product is MAREVPLEKIRNIGIMAHIDAGKTTTTERILFYTGRVYRMGEVDDGAATMDWMVQEQERGITITSAATTCPWQGFTINLIDTPGHVDFTAEVERCLRVLDGVIAVFCAVAGVEPQSETVWRQADKYRIPRVAYLNKMDRVGANFFRATRMIRERLAANAVPIQIPVGSEDSFRGIVDLVKNKAIFYLDELGTVSEETEIPQEMGGKVRLYREQLLEALAELDEDFMIKYLEGEPITEEEIKAVIRKGTLACKLVPVLCGSSLRNKGVQPLLDAVVDYLPSPADIAPVEGIVPETGESVVRHPEDEEPLAALAFKVQTDPYAGKLVFLRVYAGTLASGATVYNATKGKRERIGRLVRMHANHREDLKEVHAGDIAAAVGLKETITGDTLSTEGQPLVLEPMHFPAPVISVAIEPKTKADQDKMGTALHRLAEEDPTFRTYTDRETGQMLIAGMGELHLEIIIDRLLREFNVDAYVGKPQVAYKETISRKARGEGKFIRQTGGRGQYGHVLLELEPLPSREGAKFEDRTTGGVIPKEFIPAIEAGIREAMENGVLAGYPMVDIRAILVGGSFHEVDSSEIAFKIAGAYAFRSAAEKGKPVLLEPIMKIEITVPEEYLGDVIGDFNARRGRIEATELRGATQLIRGVVPLAAMFGYATDLRSLTQGRGNYVMQYSHYEQVPSVVSDNLLSRTHRNCLNI
- the rpsG gene encoding 30S ribosomal protein S7, which encodes MPRRGYVARRDVLPDPVYGSKVFTKLVNKIMWDGKKSIAEKICYGAFDLIKAKTKRNPMEVFEQALKNVMPVLEVKARRVGGANYQVPVEVRSERRLTLGIRWLVNYARDRAGKSMQEKLAAEILDAANNTGGAVKKKDDTHKMAEANKAFAHYRW
- the rpsL gene encoding 30S ribosomal protein S12 — its product is MPTLNQLIRKGRKQVEKKSTAPALKNSPQKRGVCTRVYTTTPKKPNSALRKVARVRLTNGIEVTAYIPGIGHNLQEHSVVLVRGGRVKDLPGVRYHIIRGSLDTAGVQGRNRGRSKYGTKRPKAAKG
- a CDS encoding ribosomal L7Ae/L30e/S12e/Gadd45 family protein, whose translation is MERLKSARKKTVGTKQTQKAVEKGQARVVYVAKDAEARVASPLLQLCAEKNVEVVMFDSMEELGKACGIKVGAASAAVIE
- the rpoC gene encoding DNA-directed RNA polymerase subunit beta', producing the protein MLDVSNFEQMRIGLASPEQIRAWSSGEVKKPETINYRTLKPERDGLFCERIFGPTRDWECHCGKYKRVRYKGIICDRCGVEVTRSKVRRERLGHIELAAPVSHIWYFKGIPSRMGLLLDISPRSLEKVLYFVAYIVTDPGETPLAKKQLLTESEYRENREKYGNRFKAGMGAEAIKELLEEIDLEELSQQLRAELKEATGQRRVRAIRRLEVVEAFRKSGNRPEWMILEVIPVIPPELRPMVQLDGGRFATSDLNDLYRRVINRNNRLKRLLDLGAPDIIVRNEKRMLQEAVDALIDNGRRGRPVTGPGNRPLKSLSDMLKGKQGRFRQNLLGKRVDYSGRSVIVVGPELRLHQCGLPKEMALELFKPFVMKRLVNQGYAHNIKSAKRMVERVRNEVWDVLEDVIKEHPVLLNRAPTLHRLGIQAFEPVLVEGKAIQIHPLVCAGYNADFDGDQMAVHVPLSAEAQAEARILMLSSYNILNPKDGRPVTAPTQDMVLGCYYLTLEREGVKGEGKFFRDFNEAYFAYESRELDLHAKINVRRDGTLIQTTVGRLIFNGVIPPELGFINEVVGKKMLAQIIGKCYRQLGYARTAALLDGIKKLGFTYATKAGITVGITDVTIPPDKGEILAAAEAEVDQVERQYRRGLITEEERKETITGIWQKATDRVTDSLLKTLSPLNPVYMMAISGARGNIQQIRQLAGMRGLMADPSGRIIDLPIKANFREGLTVLEYFISTHGARKGLADTALRTADSGYLTRRLVDVAQDVIVREEDCGTQEGIYVDEVTDGGDVIETLEERIIGRFTLKDVVHPETGAVIVPADTEITEEHAAALLAAGIKKVLIRSVLTCRTCYGVCRKCYGRNLATGYPVEIGEAVGIMAAQSIGEPGTQLTMRTFHTGGVAGEDITQGLPRVEELFEARKPKGQAIIAECDGIVRITENNKGKKEVEIAGETEKYTYQIPFGSRVKVEDGQFVEAGEELTEGSVNPHDLLQVKGITAVQAYLLREVQRVYRMQGVDINDKHIEVMIRQMLRKVKAEEPGDTELLPGGLIEVFDFEAENARVLAEGGEPASAKPVILGITKASLATESFLSAASFQETTRVLTEAAIKGKVDPLLGLKENVIIGKLIPAGTGMSRYRNVKVLDEQESKRAQEKTEEVADQVASAEDSAEPAGEAAVGLEISHP